The following nucleotide sequence is from Anopheles stephensi strain Indian chromosome 3, UCI_ANSTEP_V1.0, whole genome shotgun sequence.
TTACACACAAAatgtgccgttttttttgtaaaatatctACCAAGTTAGTTGCTGTCGTTATGATACAATGTGCATAATGGATGATACCTTTGCTTTGCGCTTTAAGATTACTACCGTTTTGTAAGAACTAAAATCGGGAATAGTTTGAAGGATGTGGGTATGACAGCTGAGCTGCAAGGGAAAGGGGGATAGAGAGGTTCCGATAAAAATGGGCGTTAGGAAGAAAAGTTTTGGTTTGTGTAAAGTTTCGTCATAAAATCATAACTGATGCCAATTGTATAACCTAGCTTTCTCGGGCCAAACTCTGCATCAATAGTACACTATCGAGCTCTTATCCACACATCGAAACATTGAACCATCGAACCGAATGACTATGCATCTAGCAGGGTGCTACTATCGTGTGTCTGTGGCTTTCATGCACCactcctcttcctccttctccttctttcgAGCAGTCGGCTCGTGCAGTGGACATTATGTGCTAAAATCGACCTCCATCTTACAGACTCTGACAGATCTTCGCTTACGTTATCACACTAGGCGATCCAGCCCTGGCCATCCTTATCGTACTAGAGACCGTAACTAAAGTGTCCTCAGGTAATATCACTATCCAGGAAACGATTCGTTCCCGCAATCCGCGTGCAGTGGTCCGGATCGCGTTTTGGACATCGCTATCTTAATACAAACATCTTAACCCGATCGTTTCCATTGTGCTGTTGCGTAAACGAAGCACACCTACACAAGACTTATGCAAAATATGATTTCTTATTCCCTGTAGACATCGATGCCCGTCCCAGCAAGAAGCTGGGACCGCGGCAAACCTCATGGACCGTGCGCTCATCGGCGTCGTCTTCGTCGGCGGATGTAACCCTTCGGTTTGCCGACCTTGCGCCGGTTGCCAACGTGGGCCCGGTGTGGCCCGGCCGGGGCACCGGACATTAGCGTCAGGGCGGACCATCCGGCCGCCGAGCCAAAGGACGATGAGATCATGGTCCGCGAGCGTCTACCAATAATACCCCTAgtattaccaccaccaccacgtacACCACCACTAGCACCATTACTACCGCCACCATTAGTACTATCGCTGCCAGCGGGATCGTTGGCCTTATACTAATGTTGTTTCCCCTTCAACTATACAGCACAGCCCTTGCGCGTTCCGTACATGACCTGCAGCTCCGGGTAGATGATCTTCTTGATCAGCTGGTTCGTTTTGGCGGCCAGCATCGCACGCTTCGGGTCCTTCTTCAGGACCTTGATGCCCGGCTTGTGCACCAGGAACCCGTTGTCCAGTATGTGGAAGTCGTAGTCGAGGACGCACAGTGCATAACCCTATAACATTAAACAGATGTATTAATATTATTTCTATTTCGAGGTCTCGCAGGACTCTAAAAACCAAGGAACGTAAAGTTCACAGAATTCTTCTAACGTTGTCCGctttaattaaacaattacCACAGTTTTTATAGAACAGCTTGATATCTTTCGATCAAAAATAGCTGCTAAACTGACGAATCTTAAGTTAATTCTATTCAAAACTGCGCCAGTTGTTTACTTGAAGTAGACAGAGTAGTATGATGCATCTCGATTATTAGTGATGGGCGCTCGGAATCGGAACTACCTGATTCCGGATCCGAATCCGCATTTGGTACCGAAATTCACTCCGGACCTACTCTTCGGAATCGAATCCGCAAAATTCTTAGCGccccggaatcgattccgaccaAACCATCATATTGCCCATCACTATCTCGAATGCCGCCCTTAGTTTTTGAACTTAGAACCCAATGTTTTAGAcctttttatataaaaaatcgAGTTCCACAACACTTACCTGCGTCATTTTATCACTCTTCCCCTCCCAGCTTAACCGCTCGTCGTAGTGCGGATCGGCATGCGTTCCAATGTAGATCGGTTCCCAGTGCACAAAGTAACCGATTCGTTTGCCAATGTGAAACACGCCCAAATCTATAACCGGGGAAGAATGATTTAGATGGTTTGCTCTCAGAATTCTAGTAAAGATAGTGGCACTCACCGTCGGTTTCGTTGGCGGCGATCCACTCCTTGGACTTCGGTACACCATGGCAGCTGGAGCAGACGCGCTTGTGGAACGGGATCGCTTTGCCCGTGCGCAACAGCTCCTGCAGTTCCGCTTTATCACGTGGCACCGGTGAATTATTATCTACTTCAAATATCGGCAGAGGAAAGACTCTACAATAGATAGTCAAAACAAATCAGTTAAAACGACTCATCTAAGGGGACCAAAAGAAAGGACGTACCTTGGATTCTTGCGCTGCAGCACCGGTTCGTTCCGTGCGATCATTTCGAGAAACTTATGCACTAGCCCCGGGTTGGGATACAATTCAATATCGCTAGCTAGAAGGAAATGGGTCATTGCGGCATCGCGCGCAATGTTCCGGCCGACGTTCACCGGATACAGGAGCTTCTTCTGCGTCTTGTAAAGCTGCGCCGCCGACACATTGAAGTACGGTATCGCCAGCGAACAGTTGTACGGTGTGTCTAATACTTGATTGTGTTTAGGAACCTGCCGTGGGAGGAAAAGGGTGACGTTAGAAATCGGAGGAGATTCTAGCCTCGTTCTATCCCAGAAATACTCACAAGTTTTGGAATATGTTTACTActaaaataaatatgaaatGTGACAAACTGTCGGACTAAATGACTCTCTGGTACGCAGTCTCTTAGATACTTTATTGAATTGATCGTGGGCACAAAATCCGTGCCGGGTGCGTGAAGCGCAAGGCTAACTGGAGCGTTCCACCTGTAACGATAGCGAGGTAAGCAAAATCAAACTCTTAGCCCTGCCTTTGCATGTGCTCCCACTGTTCCAACCGTTCCACGCACCTTTCCAGCAGTGGTACTAAATTGTCCAGAAATGTGTAGTCGGCGTGCGTTGTATAGGTGATTGTTTCGTGACACCGCAGGTCACCGTGTTCCGCCCGGATGTAGTTCCGCAACACCCAAAAGTCTCCCCGCTGTCCGATGTATGGCTCGTAGTCACGGTCGTGGCAGTTGAGCAGCGATCTGGCAGGGAGAATGGATGAGAATATATTAGAATTGCTATTACCCCGCGCGTTCCAGAATGGAAACACTCTTCTAGCGGTTCACCTACCTTAGCTTCGCCTCGACATCCATGGATGCGGTGGTGGAAAAGATATCGCTACCGTTGAGCACCCCggtcgcaccaccaccaccaccaccgccgccgccaggGCCACCACCGCCCGCCGATTGCTGCCCGTCCTGGTAAAGCACATCGGCACCGACCATCTTCCGGACGGTGCTTTTCTCCGTTGGCACATCGAAACGACTATCGTCTACATTAAGATTACTGTTATCTACATCTCGTGCTTCCAGcatcagctgctgctggtcctgctgctgggtACCGGCACCGTTCGGTACCGACTGTCGCTGCTGTTGCGTCTGCTGGACCACTTCCTGCACACCGATCTGCAATCGCACAAGGAGCACAAAGGAGGAGGGTTAGGCATCAATCATACGGCGATGCGACGCGAtgctcccacacacacacattccattGCGGATGACCTAATTTTCTTCCTGCTGAAACTTTAAATCGTGCAATCACGTCCAACAAAAGTTTCGCATGGCCAAATGCCAAACCGGGTCGCGCGCGCACCGGTGTGTCGCAGCAGCTTAACAGATTTTCGGACGAGCCACACAAAAGACGGTGCATAAATGATGGCGTCGCGAATGACATCCATCCTGGCGGGTTCCGGCATCCACCCAATCCCCCAGCCGTCTCTCGCCGCACACAGGACGACGCATTAATGTGAACTTCATGTCGCCTTAAAGAAACGGTGCGGTGTCGCGGTGGTCATTTGTATTCGCGCAAGCAGAGACACAAACACAGTTCAACGTATCACATTGGCAAACTTAATTCCTCCctcttctctctcgctctctctcttcggtTATCCCTTGTTCCCTACATAATTGATAGCGTTCCCGATTCCGATATGTCGCTGTCGGATCTTgtgcggggttttttttttttgtcggcgCGCGGTACAAATATTTATCATCCCGTGTATGTCTCTCTCGTCTTGCCGACGCGCTTCGCGGGAGGACTTACGGTAAATATGACAAACAAGACGTACCGCCGGTAAAGTGATTTCCGCATCGCGTCGAATGGTTGTGCCCAAAAGCACAGCCGGCAGAACCTGGACAAGGAAACTCAGAGAATTGGCATAAAGGGAGGCTGGAATTCTTCTACCGCGTAGAACGTCATCTTTCGGTTTGCAGCAATCGATAGCTCTTcacattaataaaaataaagttggCACAAATAGATGAATTTCTTAAAATTCCACTCCAAAAGACGAAAAAGCCTTGAGCGTTTTGGAGGCtcttggggtttgtttttttgtctctccTTTACTTCGGTCCAATCCAATAGCACTAATTGGTGCCCGCTGAAGCTCCCGAgccccccacacacaccgGAACACGCTTTTAGTGAGAGGCTGTGCGGTGATCGGTTTCGGCTAGACTGTGTTGTCCGTTCTCGAAGCTTTACCGAAATTCGATTTAACGGCTTCCGACCGTGTTTTGGTGGTGTGACCGAGCGGTATAGAGATGGAGCGAGAAATCTTctgaaatttttatttatgctaATTGCCCGATCGATATTGGCCGCCGAGATGGATGCGCTAGAACGTCCGCGTCCACAAAACTTCGATCCAGCTTGGGCTGtcttgttttcgtttgctaGAGTTTCGGGTTCCGCACCAGTCTCGTGTGCGTCCCGGGGCCGGTGGCAAAATCTGCTCTACATGCGACTGACGGCATGCATAGCCAACCGAACGGACCCATATCCGTGTGCTCCGTGACTTGGTGCTGGTGTGCAAGGAATAAAATATCCATAAAAGAAGTGTTCAATCGTAGCGTTGGGCCCCGTACCCGGTAACGTTAGTTCGGTGTTTCTGTCGTAAAGCAAACTACTAGACTTCTTTAACAACTGCGTTTGAATATTCATCAGCTCTCGGGCACGAGAACGCACCAGAGACTTTCTCTAAAACCTATGGCGGCTGTTAGAAGTGATGTCTTTTTCGGGGTCCTATTTTTAGGCAATTTAAGAAGCCAAAGTCTTGCGAGACGCGCTTGGCGGTGTGGCTGTGCTGGGTTTATAATACACGCAAGTACGCCACACATTGCATCCTCATTAAACGGCCGTCCACCGTTGGCAGTGGCAATCAACTCACGTCGCGACGTCGACACCATTAGTCATTTTTGCCATTTACGATCGCCGCTGCTACCTGTAGCAACAACGCGGTTACCTCTGGTCCAAAAAACTGCGACTGACAAATTTCGACATTAAGCCTGCAAAAGGCTTAATTTGGGCTTGAAGTAGCAGGTAGAAGAGAGATCCGAAAGTCCATACCGCACCGCACACCGCATGGCACCGTGAATGCGACATTAAACTTCATTAAGCAAACTCTAACTAATGTACTTCTCGGGGGGGGAGGTCAGTTCCGAGGGCACTGCGCTTAAAACATGGCTTAAATGAGTCTTGCATGCGTCACAACCCTTCGCttcttttgctctctttttcttcgttACTTCTTGGAGCGCATCTCCGTTCTCAATTCGCCATCCCCAAAAACTTACCCCATTTTCTTGAATTTTTAACACTAAACTACTGTGTCCTTGTTGGGCTGATTGTagcgtctgctgctgctgctgctgctcaaacAGTGCCTGTTCCGCCTCGAGCAACCGTTGCTGCTGGGCGGGCAGATACTGTTTGTACTGGTCCGCTGGTTGCTGCTTCAGCACCTCATCCGATATGATGTAGGCCGGGCCGAGGGCAAAGTTGCCGCTGCCGATCAGCAGATGGCTGCCGATGTACAGCACCACCGCCACGTTGATCAGGATGCTGCAGCGCAGAAGCCAGTTACGACGCATTCTGATCACGTTCGGGAGCTTCAGTTTGGGGCCGTTTATGTGTACTCCGGTGACGATTAGAAACAAAGCTTTACTTCGCCGACTGGCACTCTGCTTCCAGGTTGGTCAGGTGCGCTACGCTcctctctcttttttgtttttgtttggtccaAAAGATTTGGCAGGGTTTTGTAGAGTTCGTACGTTCGTTGATTGGTGAGCCAGCAGTTGTGGTGCGGTGTCCCGGCTATGTGCTATATGTGGGTGAGCTATATGATGGGCCAGATTCCGAACACCAGCGTCCGAGCTGGTGGCTGTGATCTCTCAAACACTCCGCACCGTGGTAGGGCAAAACTGTGTCATCGTTTTTAATATCCCGTGCCGATTTCTGCTGTTGCGGTACGCGTCGAGGAATTCCAATTTCCACCGATGAATCTGCAATCAAACACGCGGAGACAGacacaaaaaagagagagagagagagatacgaAATCAGTACACTGATGGATAAAGCGGGGCGAGCATCAACCAGCAATTCAGATGAAATGGAAGGGAACACGATTATTATTGTCCCGCACATATAACACTCAACCCGATTGccggtccccccccccccctccccctacTTCCTCATAAAACCCCTATATACTCTTTGAATCGACGTTAGAAACGGGCGATTGATTCATCACCCATTCGAACATGTTCGACAGATCTATAGCCTATGGGATGGCCGCGTCGCGGATTTGCCAAGTCAATGCACAATCATTTGTGTGATGTACACAGCGGGTGATTGTTCTCGGTGCGGATCTTCACGAGGCCCTGCTACACACGATTCACACAGCATTCACACAGGTAAAGTGATGTCAGCGAGGTGAATTTAACGAGCCAGCAGAGGCAGAACAGATCATTCTGGACCCACAATGTTTTGTCCATTCGAATGCGACCTCGGATGAGTCAGAAGGCTCCTGACTGGTGGCGGAGGCTTCTTCCTTGTCTAAGCAGCACAGGATCGAGGTGATACATACAAAGCATAATCACCGCGATGCCGAGGGTTGATGTCATCGCGTTGGAACGATGGACTAACAGCGAGGGTTCAGGTTGAAGGTTGAAGGTGCCTTCTTGTGAAGCAAAAACCAGGTCTCCAAAAACAACATAACAAACACAGCTTGGTTTGCGACTCTTAACGACACAAGGCTCTTTAGGATGAGAATTAGCAGGATTtcttgttgcctttttttcggggggagAACTCAGCTCACTTTAAGTGGCGCTTGTTCATTGCTTCTACAAGGTTACTACACGTACGTGCACTCTTCACATTAGGCAGTCCTTTTCCAAGGCACTCCCTTGAGTGGCTGGATAGTGGCTAATGAGGTTGAAATTATGATCGTTTATCCTCGTGCTTTGAGGCATGAAACTCACCTCCACACCGCCCAACAAATGTGCGAAAATACCGAAGAAAATACCAATTAAACGGCAGCTTTCGGCTTCGCCTTTATCCATCCATACCGAACCGAGCGTCACAGCGAACCGCCGGACGTGACCATCTCACACCGAATATGCAGTTACTTCTCAACGGTCGGTTGAGCGTTACCGCCGGCTCGTACCGGAACAGCTTCCCGTTTTAcagggcttttttttttgtttttttcccttgctCTCTCATCTCCACCCCCTCCAGCTGGTTCCACTTCCGCAGCAAAACTTGTGAAAATTCAAAGCTGTGAAATGGTCGGCAAACTCGGCGGAAGTTCGCCCATTGCACCGCTCGGTGGTTGGACGGTGTGAGAAATGCTCTGACGGGTTCTCCCGTCAGAATAGCCAGAAAGGTGGGAAACCCAACGCACTGCGCGAGACACGATGACGAATTAAATCACATTTAAATTCTACCCCCGCACGGGATCCCGTCTGTCGTCTATCACTTTACAACCGTCAGCTTTTAACTAGGGGCGCCATCAAGAGTGCCCATCTTGTGTCTATAGACCTGGGAATCGGCATGCCTGGGATGCACCTTGCATACTGCGTTGCATAATTATACCGCCGAGCAGATTCGAAATCGTTCTTCAAATTGGGTCGTTTGCCGCATGCACGGCGCAGGCAGCTCGCGTTGGTTGTCTAGGAACATTCTTAATTCAATGTCTGTACGGTTGCAGATGGCGCCACAGCACCACGGACGGTCTGTGATAGTCTATGGAGATAGGTATTTTCACACGTGAACTACCCCGTTTCTGCCAGTTGATTTTGCACCCACCTAGACGAGAATGATGGATTGCTGTCGATTAGTtgaggagagagaaaaaaaagttacacACTAGGTTATAACTCTTCTTCCTCGGAGTAGACCGCGTGTGACTGAACTCCCGCGACTGTGCTCCTCTTCgtgcaaactttttttttcataataaaTTTCTCACCAATAGTGGCATCTATCTCTTATGGGCAGGGCGCAAAAGCGCTAAAAAGACGCTCCAGCTCGCACGGTCAGGGTCAATGAATTACTAGGCTGGAGATGTAACACCCAGACACAGGGCGAAAGAGGAACAGGTCGACGGACGTAACTAACGTGGTTAGTAGGATGTGCACGTTTGAGGTTTTATGACGTGCCAAAAGCTGCTCCAGTTAATACACGACGAAAGCAACCTTTCGACAGTGGACTTAACAACGGTGatatggtggtggtagtgtgtgGATTTATCGACCACAAAGGGAGAGTACacgaaccaacaaaaaaagggaacatcTCGACACACACGAGAACCACATCCAACAGGTGCCCATCTAGTGACGAGCGTCTCGTAAAGGCACTATGGCGTTGAAAAGCTGTAATGGAATTCATCACGTAGTATGACAGACGCCTGTGGACTTTAACATGCATTAACGTTTGCCGTTCCGAAGAAAGGCAGCTCGAAGTGCGGTGACATCCCGCAAAACTGAACGGAGACTTTAAGGCAGCAATCTCCGGGATCGATTCATCATCGATAGAAATGCGAACCGCATTATGATAACGGAGGATGGCGATGTTTACACAAAACCTTCCAATTAATCACTCTTGTTGCCTGCTTCGTCCCACATCGATCGATGCGGAGTGGCGGAGGATTTGATTGGAGGAAAATTTCTTGCAACTTTTACCCCTGTTGCCTCCTCCGAAAGGCTCCTGCTGCGTCCTTTGACATCTGTCAAAAGCAAAGCGGCCAGGCGAGCGTAAAACGTCCGACCCGTGTCCGTGCGGAGGTGCGATCGATGACCAGCTCGGTCGGTCTCGTAGGAAAAGGGATCAGAAAAGTTGACTCACGACACATTGACAGCAAGCGAAGCGAACCGAAATTTTCTTCACCGGAGTCttcaaacggaggtggtggAAATGCTTGTGTGCACCGGACACATATCAATCTTGACGTAGTGGAATGGGTGTACGAGATGGACGGTTTCGTTAACCATtccgatgggatttgaacggtATCCAAGTGCTTTTAAAGTGAAGAACAAGCGGATTAATGGAAAATTCAAAAGGGTAAGATACATCcagcgccttaaagtatgcaatcataAGGGGAAAAAACGACGCCACTGTTACATATTTGCCTGttttaacaaatttaaccCCGCTCCAGCGACTTTTTCTATTACATTAAAAGCCTCTTCTGAATTGATATTAAATTACAAGAATAACAAAGGACTTTAATCCTCTCCAATGGCATCCTGAGTGATAAAACCCATCAAAAGTCAGTGTGTCGATGTCACaccatccttttttttacgctCGTCACCAATTGTACCGCGCATTAAGCTAACATTTGCCGACAGTCAATATTGTACCGTGAGTCTCGCACGCAATAATATTCCCATATGCACGGTCGGGGCTGGCAAATGTTTGAGCACCGGCTGCACTTTAGAATAACGCTGCGAGGATCCGATCAATGTCAAGTGTTCGTTGGAGCGCGGGTAGAGCTTATCCggtatcgtcatcatcatcggctgAGGACACCGTTCATTAGTCAATCCTGGCATTATCTATCCCATCAATCGCACATCtatttgtgtggtgtgctcAAGCTGATTAAATGTTTGCTTCCCGTGCGACGAGCGAATTGCGAATTTCCGGCGTGTGGATGACGACTCTTCACTGACCCCAAATTAAGAAATCCTAAAAATAAACAGCAAGCTACTGCTTTCATAAGCCGCGGTGATACTTAccgcttttttcttctctcgcgCTAATGCATCCGCTGTTGATGATGCATTCGGTACCACCCGGGGCCCCACGCGGGCGCATCAGTTACGGTACAAGGCGGGTGGCGCGATCGACGGGTTTTAAGGCGCCGTGAACAGCTTACGCTCGATGCGgcaactgctgctggtgctgttgctgataaGCTCGTCGTCCACGATGATGCAGGCAATGATGGCGCTGACAGCAATTACAATCCATTTGTCGTCTGCAGCTGACTCGTCTGGTTTCCGATCCGATATATCGCAATCGAATACGCCTTCCGGGCCGGAAAACTATACCCGTCCTGAGAATGAAACGAGGGAAAAAAGGATATTAGAATGGTTTGTGCAAGCATTCCtgcgaaaaggaaaatcgaTTATTAGGAATGAGATAACCACCCACTGCTTTTcctgcgttttttttataaccttcccattttaaaataatcatactTTGTGCGTTGTGAGGTGTTAAAAAATCGAAAGGAAATTATTATCTGTCAGAAGTAAGAAAAACCAACAATTAATTCTTGATCCAAATCGTGATTATATGTGTgattctctctccttcttttCACCTCAAATACGCATGGCTTCCCGCGAGCAGGAGCTAATAAAACCATAACCTGCCAATTCGCTAAATGGATAAAATTTGATAATGGCGGCGGCCTAGGCTATGTCTTCCTCCCGCCAAACCACGAGAGGCGAATTCAAATTCGCGCTGCCGGAAACCCTTGGCCGCTTGGAtcgctggagcagcaggtatCTCCTCTTTGCATAATTGAA
It contains:
- the LOC118510796 gene encoding beta-1,4-glucuronyltransferase 1, whose translation is MRRNWLLRCSILINVAVVLYIGSHLLIGSGNFALGPAYIISDEVLKQQPADQYKQYLPAQQQRLLEAEQALFEQQQQQQTLQSAQQGHSSLVLKIQENGIGVQEVVQQTQQQRQSVPNGAGTQQQDQQQLMLEARDVDNSNLNVDDSRFDVPTEKSTVRKMVGADVLYQDGQQSAGGGGPGGGGGGGGGATGVLNGSDIFSTTASMDVEAKLRSLLNCHDRDYEPYIGQRGDFWVLRNYIRAEHGDLRCHETITYTTHADYTFLDNLVPLLERWNAPVSLALHAPGTDFVPTINSIKYLRDCVPESHLVRQFVTFHIYFSSKHIPKLVPKHNQVLDTPYNCSLAIPYFNVSAAQLYKTQKKLLYPVNVGRNIARDAAMTHFLLASDIELYPNPGLVHKFLEMIARNEPVLQRKNPRVFPLPIFEVDNNSPVPRDKAELQELLRTGKAIPFHKRVCSSCHGVPKSKEWIAANETDDLGVFHIGKRIGYFVHWEPIYIGTHADPHYDERLSWEGKSDKMTQGYALCVLDYDFHILDNGFLVHKPGIKVLKKDPKRAMLAAKTNQLIKKIIYPELQVMYGTRKGCAV